A window of Tautonia plasticadhaerens contains these coding sequences:
- a CDS encoding aldo/keto reductase, with amino-acid sequence MHTPCDGSRRRFLKTTAATGATLAAGPSLRAFGQDGPAEGPKVPLVTLGKTGRQVTRLGMGSSWPVSPSFVQAALLSGVRFIDTSESYENTRAERTIGQVLERTGLRDDVYLVTKTTRYRGVANPAEVFPKELAASLERLRTDYVDCYYIHGIDGKSIGLLGDPAVKQAFEALKAAGKIKFAGFSCHDAMLPELLEKAAEVGWIDQVMIQYNFRAVDHDKLQRAIDAASKANIGLVAMKTQGGAKAVFEAIDNEAATYEADRTLKRLREEGVKKEVAAIKAAWADDRMQVVVSEMLNFSDLRENIAASNEPLTIKEARLLEEHRRKTTHLYCHGCGHLCETAAKGVPVATVLRYLRYYAAYGKRQEARALYQALPAEARDLARADLDAAERSCPHGLPVVELVRMADRHLS; translated from the coding sequence ATGCACACCCCCTGCGACGGCAGCCGGAGGCGGTTTCTCAAGACGACCGCGGCGACGGGCGCCACGCTGGCCGCGGGCCCGAGCCTCCGGGCCTTCGGCCAGGACGGGCCGGCCGAAGGGCCGAAGGTCCCGCTGGTGACCCTGGGCAAGACCGGCCGGCAGGTCACCAGGCTCGGGATGGGGTCGAGCTGGCCCGTCTCCCCCAGCTTCGTGCAGGCGGCCCTGCTCTCGGGCGTCCGCTTCATCGACACCTCCGAGTCGTACGAGAACACCCGGGCCGAGCGGACCATCGGCCAGGTCCTCGAGCGGACCGGGCTGCGGGACGACGTCTACCTCGTCACCAAGACCACCCGCTACCGCGGCGTCGCCAACCCCGCCGAGGTCTTCCCGAAGGAGCTGGCGGCCAGCCTCGAACGGCTGCGAACCGACTACGTCGACTGCTACTACATCCACGGCATCGACGGCAAGAGCATCGGCCTGCTGGGCGACCCGGCCGTCAAGCAGGCCTTCGAGGCCCTCAAGGCGGCCGGCAAGATCAAGTTCGCCGGCTTCTCCTGCCACGACGCGATGCTGCCCGAGCTGCTGGAGAAGGCCGCCGAGGTCGGCTGGATCGACCAGGTGATGATCCAGTACAACTTCCGGGCGGTCGACCACGACAAGCTCCAGCGCGCCATCGACGCCGCCTCCAAGGCCAACATCGGCCTGGTCGCCATGAAGACCCAGGGCGGCGCCAAGGCGGTCTTCGAGGCCATCGACAACGAGGCCGCGACCTACGAGGCCGACCGGACCCTCAAGCGGCTCCGGGAGGAGGGGGTCAAGAAGGAGGTCGCCGCCATCAAGGCCGCCTGGGCCGACGACCGGATGCAGGTGGTCGTCTCCGAGATGCTCAACTTCAGCGACCTCCGGGAGAACATCGCCGCCAGCAACGAGCCCCTGACCATCAAGGAGGCCCGCCTGCTGGAGGAGCACCGCCGGAAGACCACCCACCTCTACTGCCACGGCTGCGGCCACCTCTGCGAGACGGCCGCGAAGGGCGTCCCCGTGGCGACCGTCCTCCGCTACCTCCGCTACTACGCCGCCTATGGCAAGCGGCAGGAGGCCCGGGCCCTCTACCAGGCCCTCCCCGCCGAGGCCCGGGACCTCGCCAGGGCCGACCTCGACGCCGCCGAACGCTCCTGCCCGCACGGCCTGCCCGTGGTCGAACTCGTCCGCATGGCCGACCGGCACCTGAGCTGA
- the waaF gene encoding lipopolysaccharide heptosyltransferase II — protein sequence MRIVVFCPNLVGDTVMATPTLRALRRGFPDARIVGLLKPNVSPTLDGAPWLDDRILFHPKAPLREQRMAAVVARLREERFDLAVLLPNSIRSALMARLGGVGRRVGYARGGRGVLLTDRLSPPRDARGRFEPVPIVSYYLGLARRLGCPVDSLRCELFTTEADEQAADLAWLRLGLLGDRPVVCLNTGGAFGPAKNWPEGHFAALARRLVAELGVKVLVVCGPSERESARQIVALAALDDVVSLADEPVGIGLSKASVRRSALLVTTDSGPRHFAAGFGVPVVSLFGPTHIAWTRTYHPGAVHLQQPVPCGPCQKGTCPLGHHRCMTELSPDAVFEASRRLLGRPRHQAA from the coding sequence ATGCGGATCGTCGTCTTCTGCCCGAACCTCGTCGGCGACACGGTCATGGCCACGCCGACGCTGCGAGCCCTGCGCCGGGGGTTCCCCGACGCCCGGATCGTCGGCCTGCTCAAGCCGAACGTCTCCCCGACGCTCGACGGCGCCCCCTGGCTCGACGACCGGATCCTCTTCCACCCGAAGGCCCCCCTCCGCGAGCAGCGGATGGCCGCCGTCGTGGCCCGATTGCGGGAGGAGCGGTTCGACTTGGCGGTCCTCCTGCCCAACTCGATCCGGTCGGCCCTGATGGCGAGGCTTGGCGGGGTCGGTCGTCGGGTCGGCTACGCCCGGGGGGGCCGGGGCGTCTTGCTGACCGACCGACTGTCCCCGCCGAGGGACGCCCGAGGGCGGTTCGAGCCGGTGCCGATCGTGTCGTACTACCTCGGGCTGGCGAGGAGGCTCGGCTGCCCGGTCGACTCGCTCCGCTGCGAATTGTTCACGACCGAGGCCGACGAGCAGGCCGCCGACCTCGCCTGGCTGCGGCTCGGCCTGCTCGGCGATCGGCCGGTCGTCTGCCTGAACACCGGGGGGGCCTTCGGCCCGGCCAAGAACTGGCCGGAGGGGCACTTCGCGGCCCTGGCCCGGCGGCTGGTCGCCGAGTTGGGCGTGAAGGTCCTGGTCGTCTGCGGCCCGTCGGAGCGGGAGTCGGCCCGGCAGATCGTGGCGCTGGCGGCCCTTGACGACGTGGTCAGCCTGGCGGATGAGCCGGTGGGCATCGGCCTGAGCAAGGCGAGCGTGAGGCGGTCTGCCTTGCTGGTGACGACCGACTCCGGCCCCCGGCACTTCGCCGCCGGGTTCGGCGTCCCGGTGGTCAGCCTGTTCGGGCCGACGCACATCGCCTGGACCCGCACCTATCATCCCGGGGCGGTCCACCTCCAGCAGCCGGTCCCCTGCGGCCCCTGCCAGAAGGGGACCTGTCCGCTGGGCCACCACCGCTGCATGACCGAGTTGAGTCCCGACGCCGTCTTCGAGGCGAGTCGGAGACTGCTCGGCCGTCCGAGGC
- a CDS encoding Mpo1-like protein, whose protein sequence is MLCPPLSPDPVVQDWIARHKNPANFALHLVAIPPTILGVLYIPFYLTLLSVPVFLLALCLFDGGYLVQFLGHAIDRSEPGEIALLRKWLRRQWERRTAPAAGAAGRDAS, encoded by the coding sequence ATGCTCTGCCCCCCGCTGAGTCCCGACCCGGTCGTCCAGGACTGGATCGCCCGCCACAAGAACCCGGCCAACTTCGCGCTGCACCTGGTCGCCATCCCGCCGACGATCCTGGGGGTGCTCTACATCCCGTTCTACCTGACCCTGCTGTCGGTGCCGGTGTTCCTGCTGGCCCTGTGCCTGTTCGACGGCGGGTACCTCGTCCAGTTCCTCGGGCACGCGATCGACCGGTCGGAGCCGGGGGAGATCGCCCTGCTGCGGAAGTGGCTCCGCCGGCAGTGGGAGCGGCGGACGGCCCCGGCCGCCGGGGCGGCGGGGCGGGACGCCTCCTGA
- a CDS encoding TolC family protein: MRLTRFGNRYLRAALAAACLTPAGCQRLPYIDQSKPVPHDPIAAVAEEDRAVRQAAFFSDLPMQVPDIVPPRTPDNAEAMEPWSMTLEEAIQIGMDNSEVIRVISLGAQGIPVEGFAPTPLNTQAGAALGAGTLATVYDPAIQETQIARALSVFDAQLTSRLFYENRDFLVNNSIQAGFFDPDTNVFALVRQKGAPQGIPTFETALQKRTAVGSVLRIANQIDYTYGNSPIQTFPSTYASRLTLQFSQPLLGGSDQFGPSGLEANRAPVVISRLQADTSVWRFKAEVMAMVRSIEQQYWALAQQQVQYWSRQQAVRLGEAIYEREVEKKRVGTGSEPDVAEAEEQLRQFQLDLVQSTSDLITTERQFRELLGMPPYDGRRIVPVSEPTTARLQPDWESSLAQMISYQPDIVQQQLLVRVAELQLLLARNQLLPALNLDLLYQFNGLGQNLDDAFAVMTGRSVLAIDPIIANQQAAAGVNPSPSFFNNFQTWQVGLTFSMPIGFRGPLAETRQAQYALLRQRAFLQQTVHQTTHALARFFVEVDANYKLLKVAGQLREAAERRLKAQEAFFEAGTINIDRYLDAVNRWSNAVATEARFKTSYNTAIAALEEAKGTLLAYNNIAVAEGPQPKKAYIQAVDQQKAHHQIPIEPDGPVAPRPVVAPPIHDPVTPMLTPGSETPRMSPDFPAPFGTFGPPPQPVGPAVPVGDPAPLASNPGGPVDPAVSRAGAYDSEPVFGSPAGSVPLPPTPPSTPSTTATTPRRLPPLPSRSLPADGPGATLPELPPGEPVRETPPIDLPPLPSGG, from the coding sequence ATGCGATTGACCCGTTTCGGCAACCGGTATCTGAGGGCGGCGCTCGCCGCGGCGTGCCTGACGCCGGCCGGATGCCAGAGGCTCCCCTACATCGACCAGTCGAAGCCGGTCCCGCACGACCCGATCGCCGCCGTCGCCGAGGAGGATCGGGCCGTCCGGCAGGCCGCCTTCTTCAGCGACCTGCCGATGCAGGTCCCCGACATCGTCCCGCCCCGGACCCCCGACAACGCCGAGGCGATGGAGCCCTGGTCGATGACCCTGGAGGAGGCCATCCAGATCGGGATGGACAACTCCGAGGTCATCCGGGTCATCTCGCTGGGTGCCCAGGGCATCCCGGTCGAGGGCTTCGCCCCCACCCCCCTGAACACCCAGGCCGGCGCGGCCCTGGGGGCGGGCACCCTGGCGACGGTGTACGACCCGGCGATCCAGGAGACGCAGATCGCCCGGGCCCTGTCGGTCTTCGACGCCCAGCTCACCTCCCGGCTCTTCTACGAGAACCGGGACTTCCTGGTGAACAACTCCATCCAGGCCGGGTTCTTCGACCCGGACACCAACGTCTTCGCCCTTGTCCGGCAGAAGGGGGCGCCGCAGGGCATCCCGACCTTCGAGACGGCCCTGCAGAAGCGGACGGCCGTGGGCTCGGTCCTGCGGATCGCCAACCAGATCGACTACACCTACGGCAACTCGCCGATCCAGACGTTCCCGTCGACCTACGCCTCCCGGCTGACCCTGCAATTCAGCCAGCCGTTGCTCGGCGGCTCGGACCAGTTCGGCCCCAGCGGCCTGGAGGCCAACCGGGCCCCGGTGGTCATCTCCCGACTGCAGGCCGACACCTCGGTCTGGCGGTTCAAGGCCGAGGTGATGGCGATGGTCCGCTCCATCGAGCAGCAGTACTGGGCCCTGGCCCAGCAGCAGGTGCAGTACTGGAGCCGGCAGCAGGCCGTCCGCCTGGGCGAGGCGATCTACGAGCGGGAGGTCGAGAAGAAGCGGGTCGGCACCGGGTCGGAGCCGGACGTGGCCGAGGCCGAGGAGCAGCTCCGGCAGTTCCAGCTCGACCTGGTCCAGTCGACCAGCGACCTGATCACCACCGAGCGGCAGTTCCGCGAGCTGCTCGGCATGCCGCCGTATGACGGCCGGCGGATCGTCCCGGTGAGCGAGCCGACCACCGCCCGGCTCCAGCCCGACTGGGAGAGCAGCCTGGCCCAGATGATCAGCTACCAGCCGGACATCGTCCAGCAGCAGCTGCTCGTCCGGGTGGCCGAGCTGCAGCTGCTGCTCGCCCGCAACCAGCTGCTCCCGGCGCTGAACCTGGACCTGCTCTACCAGTTCAACGGCCTGGGCCAGAACCTCGACGACGCCTTCGCGGTGATGACCGGCCGCTCGGTGCTGGCGATCGACCCGATCATCGCCAACCAGCAGGCGGCCGCGGGGGTGAACCCCTCGCCGTCGTTCTTCAACAACTTCCAGACCTGGCAGGTCGGCCTGACCTTCTCCATGCCGATCGGCTTCCGGGGTCCCCTGGCCGAGACGAGGCAGGCCCAGTACGCCCTGCTCCGGCAGCGGGCCTTCCTGCAGCAGACGGTCCACCAGACGACCCACGCCCTGGCCCGGTTCTTCGTCGAGGTGGACGCCAACTACAAGCTCCTGAAGGTCGCCGGCCAGCTCCGGGAGGCGGCCGAGCGCCGGCTCAAGGCCCAGGAGGCGTTCTTCGAGGCGGGCACGATCAACATCGACCGCTACCTCGACGCCGTCAACCGCTGGTCCAACGCCGTGGCCACCGAGGCCCGGTTCAAGACCAGCTACAACACGGCCATCGCCGCCCTGGAGGAGGCCAAGGGGACCTTGCTGGCCTACAACAACATCGCCGTGGCCGAGGGCCCGCAGCCGAAGAAGGCGTACATCCAGGCGGTCGACCAGCAGAAGGCCCACCACCAGATCCCGATCGAGCCCGACGGGCCGGTCGCCCCGAGGCCGGTGGTCGCCCCGCCGATCCACGACCCGGTCACGCCGATGCTGACGCCCGGCTCGGAGACCCCGCGGATGAGCCCCGACTTCCCGGCCCCCTTCGGCACCTTCGGGCCGCCGCCGCAGCCGGTCGGCCCGGCCGTCCCGGTCGGCGACCCGGCGCCGCTGGCCTCGAATCCGGGCGGCCCGGTCGACCCGGCCGTCTCCCGGGCGGGCGCCTACGACTCCGAGCCCGTCTTCGGCTCCCCGGCCGGCTCCGTCCCCCTCCCCCCGACCCCGCCCTCGACCCCGAGCACCACCGCGACGACGCCCAGGAGGCTCCCGCCGCTCCCCTCGCGATCGCTCCCCGCCGACGGCCCCGGCGCCACCCTGCCGGAGCTGCCCCCGGGCGAGCCGGTCCGCGAGACCCCGCCGATCGACCTGCCACCCCTGCCCTCGGGCGGGTGA
- the lpxK gene encoding tetraacyldisaccharide 4'-kinase, translating into MDRIAFHRLIRGESRGPAAILARSALRIASAGYGLGVGLRNARFDRGRGVERAEVPVVAIGNITAGGTGKTPMVEYVCRRFREHGLRVAILSRGYGATEGLNDEGLVLDANLPDVPHFQDPDRVALARIAVEECESQVLVLDDGFQHRRLARDLDVVLLDALDPFGLGHLLPRGLLREPIGSLRRAGVVVLSRADLVSEGERSAIRSRAERAAGPLRWAEARHAPRDLLDAEGVAEPLDRIRGVPVVAFCGLGNPEGFRRTVLGLGADLVAFRAFPDHHPYDRSDVDDLRRWAGARGASLALTTQKDSVKLRLSDLGPVPLRAVRIGLELIGGAEELEGPLGRIAELAR; encoded by the coding sequence ATGGACCGCATCGCCTTCCACCGACTCATCCGGGGCGAATCCCGGGGCCCCGCCGCGATCCTCGCCCGATCCGCGCTCCGAATCGCGTCGGCCGGTTACGGGCTTGGGGTCGGCCTCCGGAACGCGAGGTTCGATCGGGGCCGAGGCGTCGAGCGGGCCGAGGTGCCGGTGGTGGCGATCGGCAACATCACCGCCGGCGGCACGGGCAAGACGCCGATGGTCGAATATGTCTGCCGGCGTTTCCGGGAGCACGGGCTCCGCGTCGCCATCCTCAGCCGGGGATACGGGGCAACCGAGGGCCTGAATGACGAGGGGCTGGTGCTCGACGCCAACCTGCCCGACGTGCCCCACTTCCAGGACCCCGACCGCGTGGCCCTGGCCCGGATCGCGGTCGAGGAGTGCGAGTCCCAGGTGCTCGTCCTCGACGACGGCTTTCAGCACCGCCGGCTGGCCCGGGACCTGGACGTCGTCCTGCTCGACGCCCTCGACCCCTTCGGCCTCGGCCACCTGCTCCCCCGAGGGCTGCTCCGGGAGCCGATCGGGTCGCTCCGGAGGGCCGGGGTGGTGGTCCTCTCCCGGGCCGACCTCGTCTCCGAGGGGGAGCGGTCGGCCATCCGATCCCGGGCCGAGCGGGCCGCCGGGCCGCTCCGTTGGGCCGAGGCCAGGCACGCGCCGAGGGACCTGCTCGACGCCGAGGGGGTCGCCGAGCCGCTCGACCGCATCCGGGGCGTCCCGGTCGTGGCCTTCTGCGGGCTCGGCAACCCCGAGGGGTTCCGCCGGACGGTCCTCGGGCTGGGGGCCGACCTCGTTGCCTTCCGTGCCTTCCCCGACCACCACCCGTACGACCGGTCCGACGTCGACGACCTAAGGCGATGGGCCGGAGCCCGGGGGGCGTCGCTGGCCTTGACCACCCAGAAGGATTCGGTAAAGCTCCGCCTCTCGGACCTGGGGCCGGTGCCGCTCCGGGCCGTCCGGATCGGCCTGGAGCTGATCGGGGGGGCCGAGGAGCTGGAAGGGCCCCTCGGCCGGATCGCCGAGCTGGCCCGGTGA